gtactagtcccgactttgagtgaaacttgtccgcacaaaacttgcaattcaaggctttgtccattgttcaagttgtggatgaatgtagcttgaagctctaggtgagagttcaacttaacagtcctcgccgaaacactagtatataaatagcagtgagaaacaggcaaaatctctgatgggcatttgagatctggtgggggattgttgaaataatgggcctagcccattagtaatttcagaatttcaattaaatctcaaaggcccatgtgggcaagtGGTGGAGTGCaaatctttagtcccacattgctagtggaggggagggatgaccaacttaaatatggaagttgtctccactcctccaagctatgtgtgtgggagGGAAGAaaagctccacacgcgcgcgctcgctcgcctcgcCACGCCTTGCCTagccgggcggggcggggcgaagggcgcgggcgcgcggcacctgcgtgaatggtccgccgaaatccggccccttgccttgcgggggcgcggcttccttttgccgttttattttttggttacttggtcattaagtcagcgagatatatggaatcctaaccggtttagatcacgatcgcgacgtgataatcgtgggctctcctatatatgcgacctatCGGCCTCTACCAGAAACAGATAcattcgagctagggtttttgcctcctctcgctgctgcgccgccaccgtagtctactccatcccgattgtcggcatgcaccggcgattgggagagcaggtctccggaaccgtcgtcttcagcgatcctgcaccgggagagggcgaataaggtttttgggaagcgctctgcgcgactgctcgatcgcttcctccgcttcgtcaagttcttcgtcgactccttcaccacggctcgtctacctcttcgtcgctcgggcctcactcgtcgtcgcgaacaacgtcaggctgctgatcgttgTCGCCTGTTGTatccggtagtcgtccaggagccggttttcatcaagaaagaaacgtacgttcTCTTAACTCACATCATGTcctccatactagctattatgatctgttgcagtctgatagcactggatagtatggtagaatgtctgattctatttgcaatgatagacttgtctagatcttgcgtagacaggtctagtttaatctgctgcttgttcatcatattcatgatttatttctggattaagttaaaactaaaagtgcttatatatccaacaactACATGCACAATTCATAGTACAATCAACTCAACAATGGTAACAGTGAATATACACAGGGATAGACTATGCTGAACTCTTGCTATAAAGTAGTTGCTGCCTTGGTGCTGACCATGCTCCATGCATGCTTAATTAGCTTGCAACAGAACTTGAGCCTCCGCTGGCTATTGCCTTCACTTCCTTAAGTTTCTCCACCACCTCAGCCATTGTCGGTCTGTCATCCACCGCGAGCCTACTGATCCTGTCAAGGCATTCCATTTGATGATGTGATCGGGCATCGTCACCAGACAAGATCTCTTCGTCGTGCAACTTCCTTCCATGGCCCTCCTCCTTGAAGGACCTGGTGAAGTCTATGTAGAGGCTATTGTACCCATACTTGGCCGGCTTCCTCGTGACAAGCTCCAAGAGCGCCCACACACCAAAGCTGTAGACGTCGCTCTTCTCCGTGAAGCGGCCAGACTTTATGTATATTGGTTCTATGTAGCTCATGTCCCCGGACACACACCACTTGGAGTACCTGCTGGCGACGGACACGAGCTTCGCCGACTCGAAATCAGAGACCTTGGGTGTGAGGTTAtcgtcgaggaggatgttgcCGGACTTGATATCGCCATGGACGTGGTTGTGGCCACCGTGTGAGTGCATGTAGGCAAGAGCTTCCGCTGAGCCAATGGCACTGTCCAGGCGCACTGGCATGGACAGAGGGAGCGTCTTGCCAGCGCCATGGAGGACGCTGTGTAGGCTGCCTCTGGGGACAAACTCGAAGACAAGCATGGGAACATCTGTCTCGAGGCAGCACCCAACAAGGCGGACAAGGTTAGTATGGCTGATGCGGAACTGGAAGGTGATCTCGTTAACGAACTCCTCCTGTGGAAGAACATCGCCTTTCGCAGTGGAGCACTTAACTGCGACCTGTTGGGAGTCATCTGTCATCCCTATATAGACCTTGCCAAAGGCACCTTCTCCGATGGATTTTTTGTATCCGTTTGTGATTTTCTTCAGCTGACCCTCCGTGAAGATGTTAATGCCCATGCTCTTGAGTATGTCACCGCCGTTTCTGTCGAAAAACCTCCTGTGCTTTCGCCTCTTTACCTCAAAAATTGCGAAAGTTGCTACGACAGCGACAACAATTATTACTGCAGCCATTACAGAGGATCTGTCGTCAGCCATACAGTTACATACAGACCATTTGTTCCTTAGTTTTATTGGCAAATTATCTTGTGCTAAAACTAATATGTTCTTTGCTTCCATATATAAATTATGTGGCtgcttttttctttgaatttcaCCTAAGGATTTATATATCATAAACGTTCCAACTCTTAAACATATCAAACACACTTAAAGGAAGGATTTTAATTCTTTTCTCTCAAAGGAAATAATTTTTCTTATGGATCCCTCAAATAGGAACTTTGAACACAAAACCCTTTTAATATGTGCTGTACAAAATAGAAATGTAATTGAGGaattgtgcgattagtccgttgccacgctgcacgagttgagctgtagttgcgttatccttatcttgaggcatcaatgtcgttaaaaggttgattgaagcgatagccgtgagtggagtattgtgctcctgagcctggactgcgttgaaagcccgatcaagatttgtaataggaatattggtagccatcgactgtcgtcgctgaGCTCtagtggcattgcgcgcccttcgttggttgcgctgttcggaagtttcattgtgaggggcgtcagctgtagactcatcttcagagatgtagtcgacttgtgctaatcgcctgggtagtagcttccggagcttgatgttgcaatttctgtgtaactttcttcgcggttggaagtgagtggaacacctTCTTGAAATGGTAAGTTGTCTATATGGGTGACAAGgcgtgagtcgtagtcacggtcgagaagagatggtcgcaatcccgggcagtggacgaatctgccttgagatgtcgaagttattaccaacccttgggctggaccagataatgatatctctggtgagtaggatgagtcggagtcaacatctTCATGCCCGAGGTCGACTCGGGtttgagcaagaaaaccttggtagacttttgtcgcgttgcggagtccgtgcgggaaccgctttgaagtcgaaactgatttggatgctgactggggccgccgaatccaaagcgagtccgaccctgagtccaggggtcggctgagcccaaccctttggaggagtagctccgcctcgcctgaccctgagtGGAATTCCGCCTTGCCTGACcccaagtcctggggtcgggagtgccggaccctttggaggagtagttccacctcgcccgaccccgagtgttGGGGTCGGGAGaccctgacccctgagcgagactccgcctcacccgaccccgagtcctggggtcgggagtgcctgaCCCCCGAGCgaaacgttggagtagtccgaggcgaagtcaaatccgacgcgtagtcgaactcgaacttgttgactttgaaatcttgattttttctagttaggttttctggtttcttctcctgagtgtcgacgatctggcgccggaacgatcccgagccttcggcgacacAGAAcaaggatccaaaaacgaaggtggcgccggcttcgatgaagaagacgggcctgatgatgactttcaccattgagttcgcgctgagaaactcgacgagtccccctacctggcgcgccagctgtcggtgttttagatcggcaacccgcctaggggtaccctaggtggtcttttaagcggtaagggtcgtcgagaatgaaggaatcaatggtgacgcaaggaacacgatttagacaggttcgggccgctagatcgcgtaataccctacgtcctgtgtgttggtttgtattgatcttggggattgatgaattggagttgttctgaggggggtccctgcccggccttatatacgcagaagggcagggttacaagtctgagtcctagtcgggtactattacagagttctactcggtattggcccgagtagttttccataaacatacaagacta
This genomic window from Setaria viridis chromosome 8, Setaria_viridis_v4.0, whole genome shotgun sequence contains:
- the LOC117834460 gene encoding putative wall-associated receptor kinase-like 16; translation: MGINIFTEGQLKKITNGYKKSIGEGAFGKVYIGMTDDSQQVAVKCSTAKGDVLPQEEFVNEITFQFRISHTNLVRLVGCCLETDVPMLVFEFVPRGSLHSVLHGAGKTLPLSMPVRLDSAIGSAEALAYMHSHGGHNHVHGDIKSGNILLDDNLTPKVSDFESAKLVSVASRYSKWCVSGDMSYIEPIYIKSGRFTEKSDVYSFGVWALLELVTRKPAKYGYNSLYIDFTRSFKEEGHGRKLHDEEILSGDDARSHHQMECLDRISRLAVDDRPTMAEVVEKLKEVKAIASGGSSSVAS